The genomic window TCCATCACGTTTATGAGGGCATTGAAACCTGGTTCCAATTGGTATCCGTGAAGCTTGGAGATGGCTTTGCCGTCACCTTTCGAGATATCACCCGTCAAAAGCAATCGGAAATGGAATTGCAGATGGCGAACCTAGAGCTGCAGCGCTTGGCGAATCTAGATGGTCTAACCCAGTTGGCTAACCGCCGCCGATTTGATGCTTACCTGGATCAAGAATGGCGACGGCTGCGACGGGAGCAACTGCCGCTATCGTTGATTGTCTGCGATGTAGACTACTTCAAATCCTACAACGATCGCTATGGGCACCAAGCGGGCGACGATTGTCTGAAGCGAATTGCCCAAGCCTTAACCGCGACAATTCGCCGACCAGCGGATTTAGTCGCCCGCTACGGAGGCGAAGAGTTGGCGATTATTCTCCCCAATACCAGTGAAGTGGGTGCCATCCATGTGGCCCAGCAAGTGTCAGTGGCGATCGCTCAGTTGCAAATTCCCCATGCCGATTCCAGCATCAGCGCCCATGTAACTGCCAGCATGGGCATTGCCAGCTTCATTCCTTCCGAGGAGCGATCGCCCCACAGTCTCTTCGCGGCGGCAGATCAGGCCCTTTATGCGGCGAAGCAGCAGGGACGCGATCGCTATTGTCTGGCGTCCCAAACCTAGGGCGATCGCGGGATAGTATCAGCCGCGTTCCTGAACAACGTTGTTTTAGGAAGCAGGTTATTCTAATCAGGAGATTTTGTATGCCATCACCCGTTTCCCTCGACCACCAGGCCTTTCGTGCGCGGCAGACAACCATCGAACTGGATGGCATCGTGGACGGTTCAGTACGGGTTGCCTATACCGATTTGGGGGAAGGAGAACCGCTGCTGCTGCTGCACGGCATTCCCACATGGTCATACCTCTACAACGATGTTATTCCTCACCTAGCCAAGCATTATAGGGTGATCGCTCCTGACTTTTTAGGTCATGGTTGGTCAGATCGACGCGATCGCTTTGATCGATCCCTAATCACCCAAGCCCAGATGATTCGCCGTTTCCTAGATGCCCTCGGTCTTGGCCGAGTGAATCTTGTGGGCCATGATACAGGTGGAGGCGTCGGTCTGATCTTAGCGATCGAATCTCCTGAACGCATCGATCGCTTGATTTTATCTAATATTGTTGCCTACGACTCTTGGCCCATCGACGATATGTTGATGCTGGGGCATCCGATGTGGAAACATAAATCGAATCAAGCCATTGTAGACTATCTGGTCAGTGGCTTGGCAGACGGTATTTCTCGCCCTGAACGGTTGACGCCGGAGTTTCAAGCTGGGATTGTCGCCCCCTATGCCGACGATGAAGGTAAGGTAAGCTTAATTCGCAATGCCTCAGCCTTGAATACCAACCACACCATGGCCTTGGTAGACCGACACTCTATGATTGCTGCACCCACCCTGTTGCTCTGGGGTGTGGATGATCCTTGGCAGCGCATTGAAGACGGAGAACGGCTAGCCCAAGAGATTCCCAACGCCACCTTGGTGCGGGTCAATCAGGCATCCCACTGGATTCCTCAAGATGCCCCCGAAGAATTTGTCCAGGGCATCCATAACTTTTTACAGGCAACCCCAGTGGCTTAGGAGGTTGGCGTCCCACAGGCTATATTCTTGTGCCAAGGAGGACATGGGATTATATCCATTACGGAAGCTAGGCTTTTCTTTTCTAGTGAATATATTAGCCTGTAAATACCGTATTTGCTCCATTTTGAGCTCATCTTGAAATCATCATGGTGCGATAAAATAATCCGCAGACTCCATCACAACTCCGCCATCTATCCTCTCTTCTGCTTGATATGCA from Candidatus Obscuribacterales bacterium includes these protein-coding regions:
- a CDS encoding diguanylate cyclase, producing HLTIQRQRQQLCEQNTRLQQEIETRQQTEEILYQSRALLASVLNSSLDGVGAAQSVRDRLGEIADFRCLVVNPVAARLVGKRREDLTGKLLLRSLLDKVDNALFPSLVHVVETGQVLERELHHVYEGIETWFQLVSVKLGDGFAVTFRDITRQKQSEMELQMANLELQRLANLDGLTQLANRRRFDAYLDQEWRRLRREQLPLSLIVCDVDYFKSYNDRYGHQAGDDCLKRIAQALTATIRRPADLVARYGGEELAIILPNTSEVGAIHVAQQVSVAIAQLQIPHADSSISAHVTASMGIASFIPSEERSPHSLFAAADQALYAAKQQGRDRYCLASQT
- a CDS encoding alpha/beta hydrolase, coding for MPSPVSLDHQAFRARQTTIELDGIVDGSVRVAYTDLGEGEPLLLLHGIPTWSYLYNDVIPHLAKHYRVIAPDFLGHGWSDRRDRFDRSLITQAQMIRRFLDALGLGRVNLVGHDTGGGVGLILAIESPERIDRLILSNIVAYDSWPIDDMLMLGHPMWKHKSNQAIVDYLVSGLADGISRPERLTPEFQAGIVAPYADDEGKVSLIRNASALNTNHTMALVDRHSMIAAPTLLLWGVDDPWQRIEDGERLAQEIPNATLVRVNQASHWIPQDAPEEFVQGIHNFLQATPVA